A region of Geobacillus sp. 46C-IIa DNA encodes the following proteins:
- a CDS encoding YtpI family protein, producing MPALVIFIIFSFSFYVYYKIRYVRARRPIERQFFSAKSSMALGLFVALFGINQLFLYSTTVTYIVSAIFIALGFGSVWAGYRAYRHYLPQAVKEAEEAAKRV from the coding sequence ATGCCAGCATTGGTTATTTTCATTATATTTTCCTTTTCGTTTTACGTCTATTATAAAATCCGCTATGTCCGCGCCCGTCGTCCGATCGAGCGCCAGTTTTTCTCGGCGAAATCGAGCATGGCGCTCGGGTTGTTTGTCGCGTTGTTCGGCATCAACCAACTGTTTTTGTATTCGACAACGGTGACGTACATCGTCTCCGCCATTTTTATCGCCCTGGGCTTTGGCAGCGTTTGGGCCGGCTATCGCGCCTACCGCCATTATTTGCCGCAGGCGGTCAAAGAAGCGGAAGAAGCGGCGAAACGGGTGTAG
- a CDS encoding metal-dependent hydrolase, with product MKISYHGHSVVRIETNGKTILIDPFITGNTTTDLNAADVKADVILLTHGHGDHVGDTVDIAKRNNALVVATFELATYLSWQGVETFGMNIGGARQFDFGTVKFTQAFHSSGFVTDDQQIIYLGMPTGILFTAEGKTVYHAGDTGLFSDMKLIGERHSIDVAFLPIGDSFTMGPEDAAVAAEWLGAKLVVPIHYNTFPPIAQDPERFISLLPPGVGRALKPGESIEL from the coding sequence ATGAAAATCAGTTACCATGGCCATTCGGTCGTCCGCATTGAAACGAACGGGAAAACGATTTTGATCGACCCGTTCATTACCGGCAACACGACGACCGATTTGAACGCGGCGGATGTAAAGGCGGATGTCATTTTGTTGACGCACGGGCATGGCGACCATGTCGGCGACACTGTTGACATCGCCAAACGAAACAATGCGCTTGTCGTGGCGACGTTTGAACTGGCGACGTATTTAAGCTGGCAGGGCGTCGAGACGTTCGGCATGAACATCGGCGGGGCGCGCCAGTTTGATTTTGGCACCGTCAAGTTTACGCAGGCGTTTCACAGCTCCGGCTTTGTGACCGATGACCAACAAATCATTTATTTAGGCATGCCGACCGGCATTTTGTTCACCGCCGAAGGCAAAACGGTCTACCATGCCGGCGACACCGGGCTGTTTTCTGACATGAAGCTGATCGGCGAGCGCCATTCAATCGATGTGGCGTTTTTGCCGATCGGCGACAGCTTTACGATGGGGCCGGAAGACGCGGCGGTCGCCGCCGAGTGGCTCGGTGCAAAACTGGTCGTGCCGATCCATTACAACACGTTCCCGCCGATCGCCCAAGACCCCGAGCGGTTCATCTCGCTCCTTCCGCCGGGCGTCGGCCGCGCATTAAAGCCGGGCGAAAGCATCGAGCTGTAA
- the ytrI gene encoding sporulation membrane protein YtrI, which yields MRIPPYYQSPSWQRFFAGAAIGALISWFVFLYIFGVLQEKQVRHVNELNEQIADLQNEIRIWQEDYIHYNKEMKKKLTVQDVSVHLANAEQYKLDSYTTFRIEDSVKEDLSHLITKDIETVYNSRELIKRAIENKTYTIHEKPYRLQIHTLTIYTVLAVEVKLTPLP from the coding sequence ATGAGAATTCCTCCGTATTACCAATCCCCCTCATGGCAGCGCTTTTTCGCCGGCGCAGCGATCGGAGCGCTGATTAGCTGGTTTGTCTTTTTATATATTTTCGGCGTCCTGCAGGAAAAACAAGTGCGGCATGTCAACGAGCTCAACGAGCAGATCGCCGATTTGCAAAATGAAATCCGCATTTGGCAAGAAGACTATATCCATTACAACAAAGAAATGAAAAAAAAGCTGACCGTGCAAGACGTTTCCGTTCATCTCGCCAACGCCGAGCAATACAAACTTGACTCGTACACGACGTTCCGCATCGAAGACAGCGTCAAAGAAGACTTGTCCCATTTAATTACAAAGGATATTGAAACAGTGTACAACAGCCGCGAATTGATCAAGCGGGCCATCGAAAACAAAACGTATACAATCCACGAAAAACCATATCGGCTCCAAATTCACACACTCACCATTTACACCGTCTTAGCTGTCGAAGTAAAATTAACGCCGCTCCCGTAA
- a CDS encoding bifunctional oligoribonuclease/PAP phosphatase NrnA, with product MREQCQEILDVIRQFDTIIIHRHVRPDPDAYGSQGGLAALLQASFPEKRVYAVGTDDPSLSFLRKMDAIDDAVYEQALVIVCDTANEERICDSRYRLGRKLIKIDHHPNDTPYGDIMWVNPDASSTSEMIYELYLTGKDQGLTMTTEAARLIYAGIVGDTGRFMFPRTSENTFRYAGELISYGFSLTELYDGLYRTSLPLARLSGYVLSNFTVEEGVAAVKMPRALLEEYGVTPPEASQLVGLLGNIDGIVAWVFFIEEEKEIRVRFRSKGPIINVVAKRHGGGGHPLAAGASIASWEEADRVVEDVKAICRGER from the coding sequence ATGAGAGAACAATGCCAAGAAATTTTAGATGTCATTCGCCAATTTGATACGATCATCATTCACCGTCATGTGCGCCCGGATCCGGACGCATACGGGTCGCAAGGCGGATTGGCGGCGCTGCTTCAGGCGTCGTTTCCGGAAAAGCGGGTGTATGCGGTTGGGACAGATGACCCGTCGTTGTCGTTTTTGCGGAAAATGGATGCCATTGACGATGCAGTCTATGAACAGGCGTTGGTCATCGTCTGCGACACAGCCAACGAGGAGCGGATTTGCGACAGCCGCTACCGGCTCGGGCGGAAGCTCATTAAAATCGACCACCACCCGAACGACACGCCGTACGGTGACATCATGTGGGTCAATCCAGATGCCAGCTCGACGAGCGAAATGATTTACGAGCTGTATTTGACTGGGAAAGATCAAGGGCTGACGATGACGACTGAGGCAGCGCGCTTGATCTACGCCGGTATTGTCGGGGATACGGGCCGCTTTATGTTTCCGCGCACGAGCGAAAACACGTTTCGTTACGCCGGGGAGCTCATTTCGTACGGCTTTTCGCTCACGGAATTGTACGACGGATTGTATCGAACGAGTTTGCCGCTTGCCCGTTTAAGCGGCTATGTACTGTCGAACTTTACGGTCGAGGAAGGAGTGGCGGCCGTCAAAATGCCGCGGGCGCTCCTTGAAGAGTACGGCGTCACCCCGCCCGAGGCGTCGCAGCTTGTCGGACTGCTCGGCAATATCGACGGCATTGTCGCCTGGGTGTTTTTTATTGAGGAGGAGAAGGAAATTCGCGTCCGCTTCCGCTCGAAAGGGCCGATCATCAACGTTGTCGCCAAACGGCACGGCGGCGGTGGACACCCGCTTGCGGCCGGCGCTTCCATCGCGTCATGGGAAGAAGCGGACCGCGTTGTCGAAGACGTGAAAGCCATCTGCCGAGGCGAGCGGTAA
- a CDS encoding CBS domain-containing protein: MATKHEQILEYIHQLPIGEKISVRQIAKEMGVSEGTAYRAIKDAENKGYVSTIERVGTIRIEKKRKENIEKLTYAEVVNIVDGQVLGGKEGLHKTLNRFVIGAMQLEAMMRYTGAGDLLIVGNRTKAHELALQAGAAVLITGGFDTADHVKKLADERQLPIISTSYDTFTVATMINRAIYDQLIKKEIVLVEDIIIPLEKTAYLRVDDPVERWYALNKETRHSRFPVVDDDWRVQGIVTAKDVLDMDRQLPIEKVMTKQPITVNGKTSVAFASHIMVWEGIELLPVVDDHHRLQGIISRQDVLKALQMAQRQPQVGETIDDLVTAQFRESGDKETLFRCSITPQMTNYLGTLSYGVFTTIVTEAAARMLRAYKRGDLVMESITIYFIKPVQIDSTVDVQAKLLELGRKFGKVDVEVYNEGAIVGKAMMMCQLIDR; this comes from the coding sequence TTGGCGACAAAACATGAACAAATTTTAGAATACATTCATCAGCTGCCGATCGGCGAGAAAATTTCCGTCCGCCAGATCGCCAAAGAAATGGGCGTGAGCGAAGGAACGGCATACCGGGCGATCAAGGACGCGGAAAACAAAGGATATGTGAGCACGATTGAGCGCGTCGGCACGATTCGGATCGAGAAAAAGCGGAAGGAAAACATTGAAAAGCTGACGTATGCTGAAGTCGTCAACATTGTCGACGGGCAAGTGCTCGGCGGGAAGGAAGGGTTGCATAAAACGCTGAACCGCTTTGTCATCGGCGCGATGCAGCTCGAGGCGATGATGCGCTATACCGGGGCGGGCGATTTGTTGATTGTCGGCAACCGGACGAAGGCGCATGAACTCGCGCTTCAGGCTGGGGCGGCAGTGCTCATCACCGGCGGGTTTGATACGGCCGACCACGTCAAAAAGCTCGCCGATGAGCGGCAGCTGCCGATCATCTCGACAAGCTACGATACGTTTACCGTGGCGACGATGATCAACCGTGCCATTTACGACCAGTTGATCAAAAAAGAAATTGTGCTCGTCGAGGATATTATTATCCCGCTGGAAAAAACAGCGTACTTGCGCGTCGATGATCCGGTCGAGCGGTGGTATGCGTTAAACAAAGAAACGCGCCACAGCCGCTTTCCGGTCGTCGATGACGATTGGAGAGTGCAAGGGATTGTGACGGCGAAAGACGTGCTTGATATGGATCGCCAGCTGCCGATCGAAAAAGTGATGACGAAGCAGCCGATTACGGTGAACGGAAAAACGTCGGTCGCTTTTGCCTCCCACATTATGGTATGGGAAGGGATCGAACTCTTGCCCGTTGTCGATGACCACCACCGGCTGCAAGGAATCATCAGCCGCCAAGATGTGTTAAAAGCGCTGCAGATGGCACAGCGCCAGCCGCAAGTCGGCGAGACGATCGATGATCTCGTCACCGCTCAGTTTCGCGAGTCAGGAGACAAAGAGACGCTGTTTCGCTGCTCGATCACCCCACAAATGACGAACTATTTAGGGACGCTCTCATACGGCGTGTTTACGACGATCGTCACCGAGGCGGCGGCGCGGATGCTGCGGGCGTACAAACGCGGCGATTTAGTGATGGAAAGCATCACCATTTATTTCATCAAGCCGGTGCAAATCGACAGCACGGTCGACGTGCAGGCGAAACTGCTTGAGCTCGGGCGCAAGTTCGGGAAAGTGGATGTCGAGGTGTATAACGAAGGGGCCATCGTCGGCAAGGCGATGATGATGTGCCAGCTGATCGACCGATAG